The following coding sequences lie in one Saimiri boliviensis isolate mSaiBol1 chromosome 6, mSaiBol1.pri, whole genome shotgun sequence genomic window:
- the SPINDOC gene encoding spindlin interactor and repressor of chromatin-binding protein — translation MAVKAEGAALDCFEVTLKCEEGEDEEEAMVVAVIPRPEPMLRVTQQEKTLPPRPSPLEAGSDSCEEPKQQVSWEQEFLVGSSPGGSGRALCMVCGAEIRAPSADTARSHILEQHPHTLDLSPSEKSNILEAWSEGVALLQDVRAEQPSPPHSDSGQDAHPDPDSNPDPARVPAEIVVLLDSEDNPSLPKRSRPRGLRPLELPAVPATEPGNKKPRGQRWKEPPGEEPVRKKRGRPMTKNLDPDPEPPSPDSPTETFAAPAEVRHFTDGSFPAGFVLQLFSHTQLRGSDSKDPPKDGEAAEGGLPRAESPSPAPPSGLRGTLDLQVIRVRMEEPPAVSLLQDWSKHPQGTKRVGAGDTPDWPTVLSESSTTVAGKPEKGNGV, via the exons ATGGCCGTAAAGGCCGAGGGCGCCGCACTCGACTGCTTTGAGGTGACGCTCAAATGCGAGGAAggggaggacgaggaggaggccATGGTGGTGGCCGTAATTCCGCGGCCTGAGCCGATGCTCAGAG TGACCCAACAGGAGAAGACCCTGCCGCCTAGACCCAGCCCGCTGGAGGCAGGCAGTGATAGCTGTGAGGAGCCCAAGCAACAGGTGTCTTGGGAGCAGGAATTCCTGGTGGGCAGCAGCCCTGGAGGCAGCGGGCGGGCGCTGTGCATGGTGTGTGGCGCTGAGATCCGGGCACCCTCGGCCGACACGGCGCGCTCGCACATCTTGGAGCAGCATCCTCATACCCTGGACCTGAGCCCTTCCGAGAAGAGCAACATCCTGGAGGCCTGGAGTGAAGGGGTGGCCCTCCTGCAAGACGTCAGAGCTGAGCAGCCATCCCCACCCCACTCAG ACTCAGGCCAGGATGCCCATCCAGACCCAGACTCCAATCCAGACCCTGCCAGAGTGCCAGCTGAAATCGTCGTGCTCCTCGACTCTGAGGATAACCCATCTCTCCCTAAAAGGAGTCGTCCCAGGGGACTTCGCCCCCTCGAGCTTCCTG CTGTCCCTGCCACAGAGCCAGGAAATAAGAAGCCACGTGGTCAGAGATGGAAGGAGCCCCCAGGGGAAGAGCCAGTCAGGAAGAAAAGAGGCAGACCTATGACCAAAAACCTGGACCCTGACCCAG AGCCCCCATCACCAGACTCGCCCACGGAGACTTTTGCGGCACCAGCAGAGGTCCGACACTTCACTGACGGCAGCTTCCCCGCTGGCTTTGTCCTGCAGCTCTTCTCCCACACCCAGCTCAGGGGCTCAGACAGCAAGGACCCACCCAAAGATGGGGAAGCGGCAGAGGGAGGCCTTCCCCGGGCAGAGAGCCCCTCTCCAG CTCCTCCTTCGGGGCTCCGCGGGACACTGGATCTCCAGGTTATCCGTGTGCGGATGGAGGAGCCCCCGGCGGTCAGCCTCCTGCAAGACTGGTCCAAGCACCCCCAGGGCACCAAGCGTGTGGGAGCAGGTGACACCCCAGACTGGCCCACGGTTCTGTCGGAATCCAGCACTACTGTGGCGGGGAAGCCAGAGAAAGGGAATGGGGTGTAG